One segment of bacterium DNA contains the following:
- a CDS encoding TldD/PmbA family protein — translation MKLLGQEKLRSLMQVALSHSSADQTEVNIRTGNSALTRFANSTIHQNMGFENYSVGVRAVFGKKIASGSGNDISEQGIRDLVDKVIAIARHQDENPDFVSLPEPVERIPQVESYSQATDDMTAEDRANAVRQIVIESDRIGGTAAGSYNKNVHEHGVMNSLGVDSYYQGTSARLTCVVTGPDGGFGYAQAHGVDSSHIQPGAIGAEASARAYESRNPIDAPPGDYECILLPYAVCDMLYDLRYAGMGAMSYQEGHSFMCGKMGQKIVSEKVSIWDDGRDPRTIATPFDGEGIAKQHVDIFKNGVASGVLYGSYTAHREGKKSTGHSGGINLVMGPGDATIPEMIASTKRGIMMTRFHYANITHLMTAAVSGMTRDGTFLIEDGKIISPVKNLRFNQSIVEALANVQMVGKDLVLDDGILAPAIKTSKFTFLSGTAF, via the coding sequence ATGAAATTACTGGGCCAGGAAAAATTAAGATCATTGATGCAGGTCGCATTGAGCCATTCGAGCGCAGACCAGACCGAGGTCAACATCCGCACGGGCAATTCCGCTCTCACTCGTTTTGCGAATTCCACGATCCACCAGAACATGGGCTTTGAGAATTACAGTGTCGGTGTGCGCGCTGTGTTCGGCAAGAAGATAGCCTCCGGCAGCGGCAACGATATCAGCGAGCAGGGCATTCGCGACTTGGTCGATAAGGTTATTGCAATCGCCCGCCACCAGGACGAGAACCCTGATTTCGTCTCTCTTCCCGAGCCTGTCGAGCGCATTCCCCAGGTCGAGTCATATTCACAGGCCACAGACGACATGACTGCCGAAGACAGAGCCAACGCCGTGCGTCAGATAGTGATTGAGTCTGACCGAATAGGCGGCACTGCCGCCGGTTCATATAATAAGAACGTGCACGAGCATGGCGTCATGAACAGTCTCGGCGTGGATTCATATTATCAGGGCACGTCCGCAAGGCTCACATGTGTCGTGACCGGCCCCGACGGCGGATTCGGCTATGCACAGGCTCATGGCGTCGACAGTTCGCATATTCAGCCCGGCGCGATAGGAGCGGAGGCTTCCGCACGGGCATATGAGAGCCGCAATCCGATTGATGCGCCTCCCGGCGATTATGAGTGTATCCTATTGCCATATGCGGTCTGCGACATGCTCTACGATCTGCGTTATGCCGGTATGGGCGCAATGTCATATCAAGAGGGTCACAGCTTTATGTGCGGCAAGATGGGCCAGAAGATCGTCAGTGAGAAGGTCAGCATTTGGGACGACGGTCGTGACCCGCGCACGATAGCCACTCCGTTCGATGGTGAGGGCATCGCGAAGCAGCATGTCGATATATTCAAAAACGGCGTAGCCAGCGGTGTGCTCTATGGCTCATACACCGCTCATCGTGAGGGCAAAAAGTCCACCGGCCACTCTGGTGGGATCAATCTTGTTATGGGTCCGGGCGATGCCACCATTCCCGAAATGATCGCATCCACAAAGCGGGGCATAATGATGACCCGGTTCCACTATGCAAATATAACCCATTTGATGACTGCGGCGGTTTCGGGTATGACTCGCGACGGTACATTTCTGATAGAGGACGGTAAGATTATCTCGCCGGTCAAGAATTTGAGGTTCAATCAGAGCATTGTCGAGGCTCTTGCAAATGTGCAGATGGTCGGCAAAGACTTGGTGCTCGATGATGGAATCCTTGCTCCTGCGATCAAGACGAGCAAGTTCACATTCCTGAGCGGGACAGCATTCTAG